DNA sequence from the Methanofollis formosanus genome:
ACCCGGTGCTGGCCATCGTGGTCATCGCCCTCGCCTACTTCCTGGAGATCTTCATCGACAACACCTTCTCCAGGATGAAGTGGCAGTGGACCATGAAGAGCGGGTGGGGCGTTGCCGCGACCCTGGGGTTCCTAAACCTCGTCATTGTATACTACTTCTATGTGGGGGTCTGAGAGCATGGCATATCTGAAAAAGTCACCCTGGCTGCTCCACTACGACGCGTCCAGCTGCAACGGCTGCGACATCGAGGTGCTCGCCTGCCTCACCCCGCTGTACGACGTGGAGCGCTTCGGGATCATCAATACCGGAAACCCGAAACACGCCGATGTCTTTCTGATCACCGGCGGAATCAACGAGATCAACCGCGAGGTCGTCAAGAACACCTACGAACAGATCCCCGACCCCAAGGTCGTGGTGGCCGTCGGGATCTGCGCCTGCTCCGGCGGCGTCTTCAGGGAGTGCTACAACATGGCCGGCGGCGTCGACCAGGTCATCCCGGTCGACGTCTACGTCCCCGGTTGCGCCGCGAGGCCTGAGTCGATCATCGACGGGGTC
Encoded proteins:
- a CDS encoding NADH-quinone oxidoreductase subunit B family protein, coding for MAYLKKSPWLLHYDASSCNGCDIEVLACLTPLYDVERFGIINTGNPKHADVFLITGGINEINREVVKNTYEQIPDPKVVVAVGICACSGGVFRECYNMAGGVDQVIPVDVYVPGCAARPESIIDGVVKALGILEEKRTAMKEKEKQHGN